In Maridesulfovibrio sp., the following proteins share a genomic window:
- a CDS encoding pyruvate carboxyltransferase yields the protein MLIDTTLREGAQLFGAYFNLETRKRIASSLIAMGVDEIELGWVGQEDLPHFAEYALRLGGSTALSVWSPCREKDIESAARLGLKRINIGVPVSDLHIEKRLDSDRQAILRRLASAVRKASVCGFEYISVGLEDISRADGDFALSMALHAEVCGASRVRLADSLGQLTPLAMEKLVRRFREKVNIDIAVHCHDDFGMATANSFTALESGAEYADCSVVGIGERSGIAATEELVARLALREGNTRYSTCVLKDICILVASAAKVAIPRTKAVVGTDIFACESGLHSHALSKSPELFEPYDPDSVGTSRKVAVGGKSGRAAVRNALNEYGIDCGTDNLTTLTKAVRQLSLRLERPLTRSEFIKLNDGEVYS from the coding sequence ATGTTGATCGATACCACCCTGCGTGAAGGCGCACAGTTGTTCGGGGCATATTTCAATTTGGAAACCCGTAAGCGCATCGCATCCTCACTCATCGCCATGGGCGTGGATGAGATAGAGCTGGGCTGGGTCGGACAGGAAGACCTGCCTCATTTTGCAGAATATGCACTTAGGCTCGGCGGCTCCACCGCCCTGAGTGTCTGGTCCCCCTGCCGGGAAAAAGATATCGAGTCCGCTGCAAGGCTGGGATTGAAACGAATAAATATTGGAGTCCCTGTCTCGGACCTGCATATTGAGAAAAGGCTTGATTCAGACCGTCAGGCCATATTGCGCAGGCTTGCTTCTGCCGTGCGTAAGGCCTCGGTTTGCGGGTTTGAATATATTTCCGTGGGGCTTGAGGATATATCCCGTGCAGATGGTGACTTCGCCCTTTCCATGGCATTGCATGCTGAGGTCTGCGGAGCATCCAGAGTCCGGCTGGCGGATTCATTGGGTCAACTTACTCCCCTTGCCATGGAAAAGCTGGTCAGAAGATTTAGAGAAAAAGTGAATATAGATATTGCCGTGCATTGCCATGATGATTTCGGTATGGCCACAGCCAATTCTTTTACCGCCCTTGAGTCCGGAGCAGAATACGCGGATTGCTCGGTAGTCGGTATCGGTGAGCGTTCTGGAATTGCTGCCACAGAGGAGCTGGTAGCCAGGCTGGCATTGCGCGAGGGTAACACCCGTTATTCAACCTGTGTTCTTAAGGATATCTGTATTCTGGTTGCCTCAGCCGCCAAAGTCGCTATTCCGCGCACCAAGGCCGTGGTCGGCACAGACATATTTGCCTGCGAATCAGGGCTGCATTCTCATGCACTAAGCAAATCACCGGAGCTTTTCGAACCTTATGATCCCGACTCTGTTGGCACATCCCGCAAGGTGGCTGTGGGAGGCAAGAGCGGACGCGCCGCAGTGCGCAATGCCCTTAATGAATACGGTATAGACTGCGGTACGGACAATCTCACAACTCTTACCAAGGCCGTGCGGCAGCTTTCCCTGCGTCTTGAACGGCCGCTTACTCGTAGTGAATTTATTAAGCTTAATGACGGAGAAGTCTACTCATGA
- a CDS encoding AMP-binding protein — MSALLTLTTSEIEEIISSAVLAEMDYSQKLEFCKDQSLPGSFIPDDKIFQNQNELLQRIAVQFDLESPLPAGRSLTELAALIFAETGGRPQHLTFFTSGSTGKPVAARSKYRDLEQEICSLAKLFANRKQIISYVPRHHIYGFLFSVLLPKALRIPVEFWPPMPGPKQVQRMRSGDLIIAFPLLWKKLEKLRCCFPENVYGVTSTGPCPPETIKNLCTLGLTRMTEVYGSSETGGIGYRHKPEDMYTLLGHWQQAGFSAIERTSADGSKQLYTLQDNLEWQGTINFRPIKRSDKAVQVGGINVYPARVEEVLKAHPAVRECSVRLMRPDEGERLKAFIVPDSKMENAALEKELRNLVIDKLSRHEKPGKYNFGPSLPTSDMGKLNDW, encoded by the coding sequence ATGTCTGCTCTGCTGACTCTCACCACTTCGGAGATTGAGGAGATAATATCCTCAGCTGTGCTGGCGGAAATGGATTACAGCCAGAAACTTGAATTCTGCAAGGATCAATCACTGCCCGGCAGCTTCATTCCCGATGATAAAATTTTCCAAAATCAGAATGAACTTCTCCAACGAATCGCAGTACAATTCGACCTAGAATCCCCCCTGCCAGCGGGCAGGAGCCTAACCGAGCTGGCTGCGCTTATCTTCGCGGAGACAGGCGGAAGACCGCAACACCTGACTTTCTTTACTTCCGGTAGTACTGGAAAACCAGTTGCCGCAAGATCAAAGTATCGCGACCTTGAACAGGAAATATGCTCACTTGCAAAGCTTTTCGCGAACCGCAAACAGATTATAAGCTATGTTCCCCGTCATCATATTTACGGTTTCCTGTTTTCCGTCCTGCTACCCAAGGCTTTAAGAATCCCGGTTGAATTCTGGCCGCCAATGCCCGGTCCCAAACAAGTCCAAAGGATGCGCAGCGGTGATCTTATAATTGCCTTTCCACTGCTCTGGAAAAAGCTGGAAAAGCTGCGTTGCTGTTTCCCCGAAAATGTATACGGGGTTACATCCACCGGACCGTGCCCGCCTGAAACAATTAAAAATCTCTGCACACTGGGGCTTACCCGCATGACCGAGGTTTACGGTTCATCAGAAACCGGAGGAATCGGCTACCGTCATAAACCGGAGGACATGTACACACTGTTGGGCCACTGGCAACAGGCCGGATTTTCAGCCATTGAACGGACCTCAGCAGACGGCTCCAAGCAATTGTACACACTACAGGATAATCTGGAATGGCAGGGAACAATTAATTTCAGGCCGATTAAACGTTCAGATAAAGCTGTGCAGGTTGGGGGCATCAATGTCTACCCGGCACGGGTGGAAGAAGTTCTTAAAGCACATCCCGCAGTGAGGGAATGTTCGGTCAGACTCATGCGCCCGGACGAAGGGGAACGGCTGAAAGCATTCATTGTTCCCGACTCCAAAATGGAAAACGCAGCCCTTGAAAAAGAGCTGCGTAATCTGGTGATTGATAAACTTTCCCGTCACGAAAAACCAGGTAAATATAATTTCGGTCCCTCGCTTCCCACCTCAGACATGGGCAAGCTTAACGATTGGTAA
- a CDS encoding beta-ketoacyl synthase chain length factor, giving the protein MRLALHGVGTALSQNGNGVDTSDLNSYFAPRRLRRVDHFTRMTMLAGCRALHDAAGTEQKDLKTTLPLPEDMGIVLSTGYGPSQTTFEFLDSIIDHGAGCASPLAFSHSVHNIPAATMAVFLDNPKPCTTICQLHGPLMAAVQTAGCWLNERRVNKVLLGVVDEKTPLLEDNTLRLLRAKNFSGKQLETGEGCCFFLLGPAEESDGAKYGTIELELLTPQELQEKKTHAPVFSPARTLPGLAALGISATASWQEDMPCAAGAELAHAAIKLKNIGPSNCIEPVGKNFGLISITPAK; this is encoded by the coding sequence ATGCGGTTAGCCCTGCATGGAGTCGGAACCGCCCTCTCTCAAAACGGAAACGGTGTTGATACATCCGATCTTAATTCATATTTTGCGCCGCGCCGCCTACGGAGAGTGGATCATTTCACCCGCATGACCATGCTGGCTGGATGTCGCGCCCTGCACGATGCAGCCGGGACAGAACAGAAAGACCTGAAAACAACACTACCCCTGCCCGAGGATATGGGCATTGTACTCAGCACCGGATACGGTCCGTCGCAGACCACCTTCGAATTTCTGGATTCCATCATAGACCACGGAGCAGGATGCGCTTCACCGCTGGCCTTCTCCCATTCTGTGCATAATATCCCTGCTGCAACCATGGCTGTTTTCCTCGACAACCCCAAGCCCTGCACAACAATTTGCCAATTACATGGTCCCCTAATGGCCGCAGTGCAAACCGCTGGATGCTGGTTGAATGAGAGACGGGTCAATAAAGTTCTCCTCGGAGTTGTCGACGAAAAAACACCCCTGTTAGAAGACAACACACTTCGTTTGCTGCGGGCAAAGAATTTCTCAGGAAAACAACTCGAAACAGGTGAAGGATGTTGTTTCTTCCTGCTTGGCCCTGCGGAAGAATCAGACGGCGCAAAATACGGGACAATTGAATTGGAATTACTCACCCCGCAGGAGCTGCAAGAAAAAAAGACGCATGCCCCTGTATTCAGTCCGGCCCGTACTCTTCCCGGATTGGCAGCACTTGGAATCTCCGCCACAGCCTCGTGGCAGGAAGACATGCCGTGTGCTGCCGGGGCAGAACTGGCTCATGCAGCAATTAAGCTCAAAAATATTGGCCCGAGCAACTGCATTGAACCGGTTGGTAAAAACTTCGGGCTGATCTCCATCACCCCTGCGAAATAA
- a CDS encoding beta-ketoacyl-[acyl-carrier-protein] synthase family protein, giving the protein MDSPVSICACGCICAAGKNTCACFETMLTGDVQPTSIPGFSYDQPMQSPVFAVNTEWLHQGKQDPPLTNTMKLLFPAVEEALTHAALTPEKLQGVKVGSCIGSSTGASLNFKSFYQQWREEDQPDLEIIESYLHCNPAAAVAEKYNLSGPVQTVTNACSSGTDAIGIAASWIRQGLCDLVIAGGADALSGISYTGFSRLMITSPERCRPFDKDRQGLNLGEGAGILILADETVIQNLKLDSIGQVLGYGTCCDAHHLTAPHPEGKGLKLAINEALKRSGISAQEIGFINVHGTGTDNNDRIEGQVISEIFPSTPFTGIKGFTGHTLGAAGAIEAVMTVMSLQKGEVMPTYGFCNADPEVGTVPITSRTRTRTRTKANYALSDSLAFGGNNSALVFKKGAM; this is encoded by the coding sequence ATGGATAGTCCCGTCAGCATCTGTGCCTGCGGCTGCATCTGCGCCGCTGGTAAAAACACCTGCGCATGCTTTGAAACCATGCTGACTGGAGATGTCCAACCAACGTCTATCCCCGGATTTTCATACGACCAGCCCATGCAGAGCCCTGTTTTTGCGGTAAATACAGAGTGGCTGCATCAGGGAAAGCAAGATCCACCGCTAACCAATACCATGAAGCTGCTTTTCCCCGCTGTGGAAGAAGCATTGACACATGCCGCGCTCACCCCTGAAAAACTTCAGGGAGTTAAGGTCGGTTCATGCATCGGTTCATCCACCGGAGCATCCCTGAACTTCAAATCTTTCTACCAGCAATGGCGCGAGGAAGATCAACCGGACCTTGAAATCATCGAAAGCTACCTGCATTGCAATCCTGCAGCTGCCGTGGCTGAAAAATACAATTTATCAGGTCCGGTGCAAACCGTAACCAACGCCTGTTCTTCCGGCACAGACGCTATCGGCATTGCAGCCTCATGGATCAGGCAGGGACTCTGTGATCTGGTCATAGCTGGCGGAGCTGATGCTCTGAGCGGAATTTCCTACACCGGATTTTCGCGGCTGATGATAACCAGCCCGGAAAGATGCCGACCTTTTGATAAGGACAGACAGGGCCTCAACTTGGGTGAAGGCGCAGGAATTCTCATTCTGGCTGATGAAACAGTCATACAGAATCTGAAGCTTGACTCCATCGGCCAGGTACTGGGCTACGGAACATGCTGCGACGCCCACCACCTGACCGCACCGCACCCCGAAGGAAAAGGGCTGAAACTGGCCATAAATGAAGCCCTTAAGCGCAGTGGAATCAGCGCGCAGGAAATCGGATTCATCAATGTGCACGGAACCGGAACTGATAACAATGACCGCATCGAAGGACAGGTAATCAGTGAAATCTTCCCTTCCACCCCGTTCACCGGAATCAAGGGATTTACCGGACACACCCTTGGTGCTGCCGGAGCTATTGAGGCGGTCATGACGGTCATGTCCCTGCAGAAAGGGGAAGTGATGCCCACTTACGGCTTTTGTAATGCCGATCCCGAAGTGGGGACTGTGCCAATTACATCCAGAACCAGAACCAGAACCAGAACCAAGGCCAATTACGCGCTTAGCGATTCTCTGGCCTTCGGCGGAAACAACTCCGCCCTTGTCTTCAAAAAGGGAGCTATGTAA
- a CDS encoding phosphopantetheine-binding protein: MHTKLKELLIEELNLIDVTVDEIEDDAPLFGEGLGLDSLDAVEIVVLVQKNFNVEIKNMEEGKAAFQSVNSLVNFIKEKQD, from the coding sequence ATGCATACCAAACTTAAAGAGCTGCTCATCGAAGAGTTGAACCTCATTGATGTAACTGTGGATGAAATTGAAGATGACGCCCCCCTATTCGGTGAAGGCCTCGGCCTTGATTCACTTGACGCGGTTGAAATCGTGGTGCTGGTTCAGAAAAATTTCAATGTTGAAATCAAGAACATGGAAGAAGGCAAAGCAGCTTTCCAATCCGTTAATTCTCTCGTAAATTTCATTAAGGAAAAACAGGATTAG
- a CDS encoding acyltransferase, which translates to MTRKRKWSSKSLAPEFYHNIFYGIIRLLGRHSAYFLLFFVVGFYTLLPGVSRRPAEYIRRRFGPQSGLSMKGHTFLLYWNFGKMLVDRAVLRILGDFKAAGLKEDIQRLQELYAEHNRLILLTGHVGCWQMGISYLDFLDAPKAVVMLMDQKDVDKRSFKWRKPGGNKDGKEEITVINPAAPLGGTLEMLTALRENSVLCINGDRTMTESRHNVQVDFLGGKIEIPSTPFKVAAATRTPIAIVFSERRKAGEGNFKIARVLHIPADADKGEIRGSAAFTPFAQKFSDELERYCQETPYQFYNFYNMWI; encoded by the coding sequence ATGACGCGCAAGAGGAAATGGTCCAGCAAAAGTCTGGCCCCGGAATTTTACCACAATATTTTCTATGGGATAATTCGGCTGCTGGGCAGGCACAGTGCATACTTCCTGCTCTTTTTTGTTGTCGGTTTCTATACGCTGCTCCCAGGAGTCAGTAGACGTCCTGCCGAATACATCCGCCGCAGATTCGGTCCGCAAAGCGGTTTGAGCATGAAGGGCCATACATTTCTGCTCTATTGGAATTTCGGAAAAATGCTTGTCGACCGGGCTGTGCTGCGCATACTTGGCGACTTCAAAGCTGCCGGACTGAAAGAAGATATTCAAAGACTGCAAGAGCTTTACGCCGAGCATAACCGACTGATCCTGCTTACCGGACATGTGGGCTGCTGGCAGATGGGAATCTCCTACCTCGATTTTCTGGATGCCCCCAAAGCAGTGGTCATGCTCATGGACCAAAAGGACGTGGACAAGCGTTCCTTCAAATGGAGAAAGCCCGGCGGTAACAAGGACGGAAAAGAAGAAATCACGGTTATCAACCCGGCTGCACCGCTGGGCGGAACCCTTGAAATGCTAACCGCTCTGCGCGAAAATTCTGTGCTCTGTATAAACGGAGACCGGACCATGACTGAGAGCAGGCATAATGTGCAGGTGGACTTTCTGGGTGGGAAAATAGAAATCCCGTCCACCCCATTTAAGGTCGCGGCAGCAACTAGGACTCCGATAGCCATTGTCTTTTCCGAACGCCGGAAGGCCGGAGAAGGTAATTTTAAAATTGCGCGGGTGCTCCACATACCCGCCGATGCCGACAAAGGAGAAATACGCGGATCAGCGGCATTTACCCCCTTTGCGCAGAAATTTTCGGACGAATTGGAAAGGTATTGTCAGGAAACCCCGTACCAATTCTACAATTTTTATAACATGTGGATATAA
- a CDS encoding DUF2062 domain-containing protein — translation MPVNPLIVIPVFNHGASLRDVAKQAIKYGDVLVVDDGSTDSGVAEISDLELNLICHDENLGKGQAILTAVEKARKMGKTHIITIDADGQHFPEEIPNFIEAISQSPEAIFVGSRDFTGQNIPGSSKFGRSFSNFWLRVQTGIKLSDVQSGFRAYPLEIFTVVKTSEPRYAFEVEILVKAAWAGYELKDLPIKVFYPEPEERVSHFNALKDNLRISLLNTRLTMRAFLPLPHRQYDKDAEGRITPIHPMRSLRILLAKDETPSRLAIAGAVGMLLGTLPLIAMHSIAIIIFCSFFRLSKITGLAVSQLCIPPLVPALCIEAGHYLRYDKFLTEISLQTLGYEAVDRFYEWVLGSLVLGPLFAIIIGIVIYVMAFTIKRFLDMKPQ, via the coding sequence ATGCCGGTTAATCCACTCATAGTTATTCCGGTTTTCAACCATGGAGCCAGTTTGCGCGATGTTGCCAAACAGGCCATAAAATATGGAGACGTTCTAGTTGTGGATGACGGCAGCACTGATAGCGGAGTTGCGGAAATCAGCGATCTTGAACTGAATTTGATCTGCCATGATGAGAACCTCGGTAAGGGGCAAGCCATCCTCACAGCTGTGGAAAAAGCCCGCAAAATGGGCAAAACACACATCATCACCATTGATGCCGACGGCCAGCATTTTCCTGAAGAGATACCGAATTTCATCGAAGCGATCAGCCAAAGCCCGGAAGCGATATTCGTGGGAAGCAGAGATTTCACGGGGCAGAATATCCCCGGCTCTTCAAAATTCGGGCGCAGCTTTTCCAATTTCTGGCTGCGGGTTCAGACCGGAATCAAATTAAGTGATGTGCAGAGCGGGTTTCGGGCCTATCCGCTGGAAATTTTCACAGTGGTCAAGACTTCCGAGCCTCGTTACGCCTTTGAGGTTGAGATTCTGGTCAAAGCCGCATGGGCCGGATATGAACTGAAGGATCTGCCCATCAAAGTTTTCTACCCAGAACCGGAAGAGCGGGTATCGCATTTTAATGCCCTCAAGGACAACCTGCGTATCTCTCTGCTCAACACCAGACTGACCATGCGCGCTTTTCTCCCTCTGCCGCACCGCCAGTACGATAAGGATGCGGAAGGCAGGATCACACCTATCCACCCTATGCGGTCATTGCGCATCCTGCTTGCAAAAGACGAAACCCCATCCCGACTGGCCATTGCCGGAGCTGTGGGCATGCTGCTTGGCACGTTGCCGCTTATTGCCATGCACTCCATTGCCATTATCATCTTTTGCAGCTTTTTTAGGCTGAGCAAGATTACCGGACTGGCCGTCAGCCAGTTATGCATCCCGCCACTGGTTCCTGCCCTGTGCATCGAAGCCGGACATTACCTGCGTTACGACAAATTCCTGACCGAAATATCATTGCAAACACTTGGCTATGAAGCAGTAGACCGCTTTTATGAATGGGTGCTTGGTTCACTGGTGCTTGGACCGTTATTTGCCATAATTATAGGCATTGTGATTTACGTCATGGCGTTTACCATCAAGCGGTTTTTAGATATGAAACCGCAGTAG
- a CDS encoding lipid biosynthesis B12-binding/radical SAM protein, whose protein sequence is MASIFLISTNTNVEPYPVYPIGMSVIAGSLENAGHKVIQYDMLATGNSLEHLRSALAEAAPDYAGISIRNVDNVDSFTSHTNKYIHKAKLVVDVLKETGIPVIAGGAGFSLLPEEILTYIGADYGIVGEGERKMTHLIARLEQGIPVQQIYGKEEGIPGNEIPVPRWEPELLRYYLNQSGVINVQTKRGCEHRCAYCTYPFLEGHRMRVRPVHEVVDEIEMLVSFGADNIFFTDSVLNDRGGHYLQLAEEIIRREVKISWCGFFQPGPIEHDELAMLKRSGLQAMEVGTDATSDTTLRELHKSFDFNTVMEFNKKCVAQRIPCAHFVIFGGPGETMDTVHEGIKNINSLQNCVVFPFSGIRLHAGTPLFTRAVKEGLIPPDQSLLEPFYYFSPALDREEMNAALIQGFKKRRDRLFPPDEGQQRINIMKKFGFRGILWDQLIKFDDQPADSADKTTTDSTYAG, encoded by the coding sequence ATGGCCTCAATCTTTCTCATTTCAACCAACACAAATGTAGAACCTTATCCGGTCTATCCGATAGGCATGTCGGTTATCGCCGGGAGCCTTGAAAACGCAGGACATAAAGTTATACAATACGACATGTTGGCCACTGGAAATTCACTCGAACATCTGCGCAGCGCATTGGCCGAAGCCGCCCCTGATTACGCGGGAATATCCATCCGCAATGTGGATAATGTAGATTCCTTCACTTCACACACCAATAAATACATCCATAAGGCAAAGCTGGTTGTCGATGTGCTCAAAGAGACCGGAATTCCGGTCATTGCCGGAGGAGCCGGATTCTCACTGCTGCCTGAGGAAATTCTCACATACATAGGCGCGGATTATGGCATTGTAGGTGAAGGTGAGCGCAAAATGACCCACTTGATCGCACGGCTCGAACAAGGAATTCCGGTTCAACAGATTTACGGTAAAGAAGAAGGTATTCCCGGTAATGAAATCCCGGTTCCACGCTGGGAGCCTGAACTGCTCCGCTATTACCTCAACCAAAGCGGCGTGATCAATGTACAGACCAAACGCGGCTGTGAACACCGTTGCGCATACTGCACCTATCCCTTTCTGGAAGGACATAGAATGCGGGTCCGCCCGGTGCATGAAGTGGTGGATGAAATAGAGATGCTTGTGTCATTCGGAGCTGATAATATTTTTTTCACCGATTCAGTACTCAACGACCGGGGCGGGCATTACCTGCAACTGGCCGAAGAAATCATCCGCCGGGAAGTTAAAATCAGCTGGTGCGGTTTTTTCCAGCCCGGCCCAATTGAACATGACGAGCTGGCCATGCTCAAACGTTCAGGACTGCAGGCCATGGAAGTAGGCACTGACGCCACCTCAGATACCACCCTCAGAGAGCTGCACAAGAGTTTTGATTTTAACACAGTCATGGAATTCAATAAAAAATGCGTAGCGCAACGCATACCCTGTGCCCATTTTGTAATTTTCGGAGGTCCAGGCGAAACCATGGATACTGTTCATGAAGGGATAAAGAACATAAATTCCCTGCAAAATTGTGTGGTATTCCCTTTTTCCGGGATCAGACTACATGCCGGAACACCGCTCTTTACAAGAGCAGTCAAAGAAGGTCTAATCCCGCCCGATCAATCACTGCTGGAACCATTTTATTATTTCTCCCCTGCACTTGATAGAGAGGAAATGAATGCAGCCTTGATCCAAGGATTCAAAAAACGTAGAGACCGCCTCTTCCCACCGGACGAGGGACAGCAACGTATTAATATTATGAAAAAATTCGGTTTCAGGGGCATTCTCTGGGACCAGTTGATAAAATTCGATGACCAGCCCGCAGACTCAGCAGACAAAACAACCACGGATTCAACTTATGCCGGTTAA
- a CDS encoding acyl-CoA thioesterase, producing the protein MARKSYFPHIKGAPAPLRHVVQRTVRFEEVDPMNIVWHGRYPSYFEDGRTALGDLYGIGYMDLFRYQVAAPIKKMQVDYIKPLRFGETFSIETLLHWTEAARMNYEFIIRDASGEKATTGCTVQLFVQNDELLMFQPDFFAGLCEKWKNGTLTPVR; encoded by the coding sequence ATGGCCCGCAAATCATATTTTCCACATATAAAAGGTGCTCCTGCCCCACTGCGCCATGTTGTCCAGCGCACAGTCCGCTTTGAAGAGGTGGACCCCATGAATATTGTCTGGCACGGCCGCTACCCCAGCTATTTTGAGGACGGACGCACTGCGCTGGGCGATTTGTACGGTATCGGCTACATGGACCTGTTCCGCTATCAGGTAGCCGCGCCGATCAAAAAAATGCAGGTCGATTACATTAAGCCGTTGCGCTTCGGCGAAACATTCAGCATTGAAACACTGCTGCACTGGACTGAAGCCGCACGCATGAATTACGAATTCATCATCCGCGATGCTTCCGGTGAAAAAGCCACCACCGGATGTACGGTCCAACTATTTGTGCAGAACGACGAACTGCTGATGTTCCAGCCTGATTTCTTTGCCGGACTTTGCGAAAAATGGAAGAACGGAACACTTACTCCCGTTAGATAA
- a CDS encoding 3-hydroxyacyl-ACP dehydratase, whose protein sequence is MDLSTHISNSGGSLEKTATGYSRSYIFKESFPGFDGHFPGNPILPGVIQTMLGQISALEALAIEYPAENPVLQSVTRCKFLRPVKPMEKLELNVSLKTKAVNHIAICSLSVAGETAATYQLIFTTKGM, encoded by the coding sequence ATGGATCTCAGCACCCATATTTCGAACTCCGGCGGTTCTCTTGAAAAAACAGCGACAGGTTACAGCCGCTCCTATATTTTCAAGGAATCTTTCCCCGGTTTTGATGGCCACTTTCCCGGCAACCCCATCCTGCCCGGAGTGATCCAGACCATGCTCGGCCAGATCAGTGCACTGGAAGCGCTGGCTATTGAATACCCGGCGGAAAATCCTGTGCTGCAATCAGTGACCCGCTGCAAATTTCTGCGTCCTGTAAAGCCAATGGAAAAACTGGAGCTGAATGTTTCCCTAAAGACCAAGGCAGTGAATCATATTGCAATATGCTCCCTCAGCGTAGCCGGGGAAACCGCCGCAACCTATCAGCTCATTTTCACAACGAAAGGAATGTAA